In one Balaenoptera ricei isolate mBalRic1 chromosome 20, mBalRic1.hap2, whole genome shotgun sequence genomic region, the following are encoded:
- the COPRS gene encoding coordinator of PRMT5 and differentiation stimulator, with translation MDSRTAGAPALGAAKPPPGLPLLSTREAPPGPGAAFAPAGRSGQERETEKATDRLGNGAQSFPHDSPAHGEGTHCEEEGFAVDDEDSDGEPSPWELSEGVSGCPRREQAADLFNEDWDLELKADQGNPYDADDIQGCLSQEVRPWVCCAPQGDMIYDPSWHHPPPLIPHYSKMVFETGQFDDAED, from the exons ATGGACTCTCGGACCGCCGGGGCCCCGGCGCTGGGGGCGGCGAAGCCGCCGCCGGGTCTGCCGCTGCTGAGCACGCGGGAGGCGCCCCCCGGCCCGGGG GCTGCCTTTGCCCCAGCTGGCCGCTCCGGTcaggagagagagactgagaaggCCACGGATCGACTAGGCAA TGGAGCACAGAGCTTCCCTCATGATAGTCCTGCCCATGGTGAGGGCACCCATTGTGAAGAGGAAGGCTTTGCTGTGGATGACGAGGATTCTGATGGGGAACCGAGTCCCTGGGAGCTGTCAGAAGGGGTGTCCGGCTGTCCACGCAGGGAACAGGCTGCTGATCTTTTTAACGAGGACTGGGACTTGGAGTTGAAAGCAGATCAAGGGAATCCGTATG ATGCTGACGACATCCAGGGTTGCCTTTCTCAAGAGGTCAGACCCTGGGTATGCTGTGCCCCGCAAGGAGACATGATCTATGACCCCAGTTGGCACCATCCACCTCCACTGATACCCCATTATTCCAAGATGGTCTTTGAAACGGGACAGTTTGATGATGCCGAAGACTGA